The Lathyrus oleraceus cultivar Zhongwan6 chromosome 5, CAAS_Psat_ZW6_1.0, whole genome shotgun sequence genome includes the window TTCAAACAAACCCTTACCTCACCTCAACGGACTCAAGCAAAGCAATGTAAAATGAGTATAATGCTCTTATGACAAACTGAAGGAGAATagtgatccaaaacgcaacgaaatttaaaattttctcctttagtgatccttacgaatgggcatgatcagtgatagaattgttacctcttgtgacgattgaaacctttgatgcagatctacagagcgatcacgaacgttgaacgatgacaacgcctctactcagtccacacgaatggattccttcaatctcagtgctagctgctacgaatgaaggctttgagtgagtgagagagagagagagaaacaaaattgcaactattcaaatgcttctgcacaagggttctatttatagaaccacttgtgtgggctataagctaaaaaacccacttaagtgtatgtggcccatatcttataatatgccaaaatcacttaagcgcgtggtaccttaccatattttaTATTCTattaagtacaccgtaccttatgatgttctacaattcacttaagtgcacaGTACCTTACgattgtaccttacgatgttccttagttactctatctctcatcaatctgtccttttgtgtgtgactctgtaggttttcgcgacattggcaattatattaaatcatgcatttaacataataaacaatgagcggtatctagcaacacatcactactacccatgacacgaaaatatcatgtgatctgacaaatccttttgtgataatacttatgtgtacacTTATCCatttacccttatgtctatattgaacacaatgcatagaccgtgtcatccttgtccagtttaatattgggcccatagacatttatcctgttacgcaggatgggcaaattccatctaggtcactcatgtcccttagcatgcttcgtggagtacccatcaattgtctttatggtcatccagttacagacaacgtttgatcaacaataaggcactcaactctacatctagggtccataatggtttcaggtcgaagggtggtatacaccattatcaccatgagaataacttatgacactttgcataacattctatatagtattctcattgcgggtcaatccagtataaatattactcttaatattcatacctatgtttacgacttgataactccttatccatgatccatgagatgcgatcatcagtctatatacataatagtcttaatgctttaatgttatcccactttacaataaagctcgactacggatgctttaagaataatgttcttatgtttaatgtgatctcatgattaagtcacacttgatacattaaacgaactagttattctagggactttattaaacaaacataataaagaaaaaaccttttattattaataaataattcgatacaagtaccaaaagtattggcctctagggcttacaccaacacaaacaACAATTGGACTCTAACTTTTTTACCCACTGGAAAGACTGTTGTAGGATGCAAATGGGTTTTTCGTGTCAAAGAGAACCATGATGGATATGTGAGAAAATACAAGGCAAGACTTATAGATAAGGGTTACCTTCAAAAGTATGGGTGTGATTACACAAAAATCTTCTCACCATTTGTCAAGCCCATCACTATGCGAATTATTCTCCCATTGCCCTCACAAATAATTGCCCTCTAAATCAAGTTGATGTGAACAATGCTTTTCTTAATGGCTATCTTGATGAGGATGTATACATGACTAAACCTCCTGGTTTTATCTCCACTGATACCTCGTTGGTTTGTAAACTTAACAAAGCAATTTATGGGTTAAAGCAAGCCCTAAGGGCATGGTGTGATCGACTCACAAAAACATTGATTAATTTTGGTTTTGAACAATGCAAGTGTGATCCTTCTTTGCTCATATTCAACAACAAGGGTTGTTGCATCTACATGCTTATCTATGTCGATGATATTATACTCACTGGTTCCTCACCTACTATGCTTCAACAACTCATTACCAGACTAGACATTGTTTTCTCTCTCAAACAATTGGATGACCTAGACTATTTTTTTTGGAATTGAGGTTAAGCGCATTTTCAATGGTAATTTACTATTGTCTCAAGGAAAATATGTGAGAGATCTCTTGTAGAGAGCAAAGATGCATGGCTGAAAAAGTATTACTACACCTCTCCTTACTGCAGTTAAACTCTCAAAAGATGGTACTGACTTCTTTGAAGATCCAACACTTTACATGAGCATTGTAGGTGCTCTACAATATGTTACAATCACCATACATGAGCTCGGTTACTCTGTGAATAAGAAGTGTCAATTCATGTCTCAACCTATGGTTTCCCATTGGTAAATAAAGAGAATCTTAAGGTATCTTAAAGGTACAAATGATTATGGATTGGTGTTCAAACCAGCTAGTTCTGCTGCTCCTATTAAACTCAGGGCTTACTGTGATGTTGATTGGGCATCAAATATGGATGACAGACACTCAACTTCCGACGCTTGTGTATTTTTGGGAACTAACATAATCTCTTGGTGGTTTAAAAAGAAAAAGTAAGGCCAACCTTAGAATATGCTTAGTCCTACTCCTATTTCACATTAATAATCTAGACTTAATTTTCAGTTATACCTTAGAATATGAAAGGTCAACACTAACTTAGAATAAGTAAGGCCAACCTTAATTTAATAGAATAATAAATATCATCCTTAAATATAAAACTTGAATGCTCAACTCTTCTTGTATAAATGGAGCATCATGCTCCATTCCAAATAAATCAAAAACCGTTTCACATTATACAAATTGAATCTATTATTCTTCAAATATATTTTATGTCGTTGAAATATTCTAAAAATTAAAAGCACAATTCAAAAAATgttaaaaatattattatatttttgttttaCAAATCTCTCCCATCCTTTCCCGGTCCCCTCAAAACTCTAGAGTCTTAAAGTATGTTTGgtaagaaaaaaaattaatttttagtTTTTCAACTTACATTAATAAAATAAACTCTATTTTGATAACTATCTTTTTTTATCGTGTAGTTTATATTTTTGATAGAGATTAATTGTTATACACTTTCAGTGTAAAAAAATTGACACTATCAATACATCATAATCATCTGTTTGTATTACTTTACATGTGATTATAATAAAAATCAAACTTCTCTAACAAATCAATGATTATaattaactgacagtgtaaaatatatttatattatcAGTGCATTTCAATTAAATTCTTTTTGATATCTTATTTAtgtgtttttaatttttttattcCAATTTTAAAACTCAATTTTTTGGGTCCATCTATTTCAAAACTTATCCTATGTAATATTTGTGTATCCTATTTAATATTTGTGTATGCTATATAAACACTTATTAAAGTAATCATTTAGGATTTGGTTTTGTTTGTCTAAGCATATTACTGCAAGCTTTTACTTGGTTTCCTTCCACCATCCACAAATTCAAGACATGCTACATTTTTATTTATCAACATCATTAAATTGCCACTATAAAGGACTTCAAAAATGTCATTCTAGATCATACGATGATGCAAATATTCTGTCCATGAAGCAGCCACTTAAGAGAAGCAAAACTTGTTTCTTTAGAACAGTTGAAATCACAATTAAAGCCTAAATGATATGCTTTAGGAAAGACAAGAATAAATTTCACAAGCATACTAAAAAGAATTGAATGCGCGGTACGAAATATTcatattaaaaatcaaaatttaaTATTTCAGATCTCACAGAATTGAATGCCTTGAAGAATGTTTTTAACTTCTATTTTTTTTGTATTAACATCAATTCTAAATTAAAATACATACTATATTGTTGAAGGATTAAATTGTTTCTAGGAGCAAAAATATCAGGCAAAGGTTTGATATTACCATGGGTCAAGACTATAACATTTGAAAATGATAACTTATACTATCAGATATTGCATAATTATTACATATTCCATTCGTTCCAGATTATAAGAGAAAAAATACATTTTTATGCTAAAAtataagaaaaaaaaatcaacttTCATTTTTTATAAGATAAGTTTAAAtacaataaataaaaaatacatttAATTTATCCTCTCTAATCTTTTATATAATCAACCActaattaaaattatttttacaTGCAGATATTTTCCAGAAAATCACAAGTTAAACTAAGTAAAATATATCTTGCACACTCAATATTCTCACATAGTCAATCAATTACAGGTTACAATCTCAATCATTAATAAAAATTTTTATTaacaaataataaaaaataaactcAACTGATCCGTAATTAATTTAATGATATTTGACATTGAATTTGATAGGAAGAATCACAGTCCAATAAACGACTGGAATAATAGTCACCATCGAAAAACATACACTCAATTTTGGTGTTCATGGAACTTATTCAAAATTCATAAGACCATTAAGTATTAGTATCCATTCTTTTCCACCATTTAAAAATAGAGAAAAAGACTATGCACGGACggtgtaaaatatttttacactaTCAATCAATTAGAGACGTGCATGCTGTCAAATCACACTTTTTTATGACATTCAGAACGTTATAATTATAATGAATGATGATCTAAAGAAAGTTTACGGTCTTTTAAAAATAAGGAAAGGAATGAGAATGGGATAAATAAGTAAATTTAAGGCAGGTGGTGGTGTAGTAGGCGCGTCTAGACACGCATTAGACTGAACTAACCGTCATTTACCAGAAGAACATAGCAGACGTTGCAGTAGCGCCAGCCATAAGATACTTACACGAAATATTTCCACTTTCCCTTCCCTTCACTTCACTCTCTCTTCCAATATTCCACTATTTATTACTTAACTTAACCAATTCAATTCGTTTTGCTTGATGATTTTTCGTTCTTCAAATCAACAACCTCATTCGTCTCTTTTCGTTCTCCATTTCTAACCCGAAATGTGGCACCGCTTGTCATCTTCGAAACTCAAATTCAGAACTTCGGATTTAGGGTTAGGGTTAGGGTTTCTTAAACGCTCGTTCTCAGCTGAATCGGGGAAGAGGTTCGCTGCGCTGTGGGGTAACGGTGATTACGGCAGATTGGGTCTCGGCAATTTGAACTCTCAATGGACACCTGCTATTTGTACCTCCTTCCATAATCAAAACCTTAAAGCCATTGCTTGTGGCGGTGCTCATACCCTCTTCTTAACAGGTTCAAACTTCCTCCTTCTTCTTCCATTATCCAATTCATTACTCTTCCGTTTAtcttttttaattcatttcaGTTGAGATCAAATGATTCATTTCCCGGTTGATTATGTATCTAGTACTATTTTAGGGTTTTAGGTTTAGATAGCTGAATCTTTCTCGAATACTATCTATCAAGTATGATAAATTTTGTGTATTATTCTTTCTGGTAGTGTAATTTTGTGAGACTTAAATTGATTGATGAAGAGTCTAAATGTGGCAGTCTTTGGAATTGGTGATGAGTCCTGTAATGTTCGAGTAGGGCTTACATTACAAATTGTCCTCCTTTCACAGACAATGGATGTGTTTATGCTACTGGTCTCAACGATTTTGGACAGCTTGGTATATCGGAGAGTAAACAATACTCAGTTGTATGATTACTTTGCCTTTTATACCCGTATTTCTGTCAAATAAACTGATGAAATTGCAATATCTTGTTCTTTTGCTCTAATGTTCACGAGTGCCTACTTGTCAGCATTTTCTTGCTTTAGATATTTTCTTCACATGTCCTTGTTTTTTCAGGTGCCACTTCAAGTTTTTGGCCACGAGAAGAAGGTTGTGCATATTTCTGCTGGCTATAATCATTCCAGTGCAATAACAGGTATGTTTTTACTTTTTATGCCTACTGTTGTCATACATCCCAATAAGAATAGAATTGAGTCTCAATAACTAACTTATATTTGAAGTTGGCCGACATTTTCTCCTTTAGAATAAGTATTTTAAAGCTTAAGTTCTTTCAGGATAAAGGGAAATAAATAACTTGACAGTTAAGGAATCTTATTTTGAACACACTGCATTTAGTTAATCTTAATCTTAGTAGTAGGTTTGCTAAGAAGCTATTGTTCAAGATCAAATCCATTTATCATTTCAATGTAAGAAATCATCAATTTCTACTGTTTTATTATAAATAACTTGCAGTTGGATTATTTATAACAATTTTTAATGTGTGAGATTTTTATTCATGATTGATTATAATATCTGCTTTACAAGGACATTCCAGGAAATAAAATTTGTATAGAGGCTTGAGCTCAATTTGTTTTGAGCTAATACAGGATGTGACATTTGAGTCATATTATTTTGACATGAGGCTGCTTAGtgcttttattttttttattatttattcctTATAAAGCTGTTAGTATTATTCGGTAGTACATTTTACATTGTGAATAAATGTACATTCTTTACTACTTGTTTTTAAACACCCCTTTCTTTCTCGCAGTGGATGGAGAACTATACATGTGGGGAAAGAATACAAATGGGCAGCTTGGACTCGGAAAAAGTAAAAACTAGACCTTGTTTTGGCATTTAATAAGTTGAAAAGCTTTTTCCCCTGAACAGATATATTATATGATTATAAAAGTGGATACTCTTAGTAATTAGAGCTGCTAAAGCTAGTAATGCTGGCTGGTGGAAGCTACTTTGAGTTTGAGTATAATGTTTTGCTGACATGTAGGGGCTCCCAACATAGTTCCTTTGCCAACTAAAGTGGAATACTTGGACGGAATCACCATTAAAATGGCAGCTCTGGGTTCTGAGCACTCAATGGCTATTAGTGGTATGCAATAAGCAATCACAAGTTTATTTCATATTAATTGCTATTATTAATTTATCTATTTTTTCCcttttataatatatattttttttaaagattgATTCTTTATATAGTTTTTCAGCTACAACTTACGCAGGGTTGGAGTGTTAAATAAGCTTGCATGTTCAAGATACTGAAGAGATAAGTATTACCGAAAACTGAAAAGATAACAAGGTGACTGGAACCATAATCAGCCTTGTTGGAAACTTCTTGCTACCAGTCTTGCATAGCAAAGCCCAAGCTTTCATCAAACAACTTTTAGAAACCTTAAACCGAGAAAAATTTGGCACCTAAATACTTGCAAATTGAAACTGAATCCAATGAGTTTTGCAACCATGAAATGAGTATTGTGGCTGGTGTCAATTACAAATAACAATGAATTCAACACTGGTGTGACTAAGTAGCAAGATAAGAGAAATCATCATTGGTATGATTCATGATGATGTTGGTAACATTATGAATCAAAACCATTTTATTGCCCTGTTACTATGGTAAAAGAACATTGGCTAGATTGGCAGGTATAAGCTTAGGGACTGTGATACATCCCAATTTAAAATTTACAAgttgaaaaagagagaagagaCCGTGAGTATTTGATATGGTTGGTTACAATGTGATATGAAAGACAAAACACCAATCCCTGTTTATATTGGGAATCAGGTCAATTATTAGACTCCCATACTaatcaaacaaataaaaaacTTAAAAGAAAACCGTGAAGAATAATTTTATGCTCATTATAAGATATGTAAAAATAAGCTAACAAAGTTATTTCTCGTATGAAATAAATTGTCCTCATCAGTTATCTGCATCATTCTCTCCCCTTGATCATCTGACAACAGCTTAGAAATATCCTCAAAACATGAAGATGATAAACATGAAAAAGGCGGTTGCATTGTTTTTTGGCTCTCTCTTATTAGTAAAATTAAAACCCTGTTGCAAAATATAATATATAAGTGGTATATAAATATAGATTATGCTTATTATGAATATGAAAGTTTAAAGCGATTTTGAAATAAATCTTGCAGATGAGGTTACTTGACTATTTCAAAATTTGTAATACAATGAAGCATACATTTACACATTATTAATACAATACTCTAGTCTTAAATCAGTGAAGAATGTACATGCTAGTGCTACATGAAAGTTCTGCCTATGCCAGATTATGCACTTCAAACTAAAAGAGCTTTTGTTTGAGGGCCTTGGTAATGATAAAGTGTATGAATTATAACCAATTACCATGCACGGACCCTGTTGCTTAAACTTTTAGGATGCAACGGTATTTGACAATGTGTATTCTCTTCATGACATCACTTCCTTTAAGTTTGATCCCATTTTTTTTGGTCGATTTGTTCGTAACAAGCAAGCGTGCCTTGTGTTGTGCTATAAGTATTTATATGTTCTCTGTTTTTGTTTCTATCTTTGCTAGATGGAGGAGAGGCCTTTAGTTGGGGAATGGGAGTGTCTGGTAGACTTGGTCATGGCCATGAGTCAAGCATACTAGGATTCTTCAAAAGTTACAGGTTTTCCCCTTCTTTTCTTTTGCAAGTTTTAGCCGCATTAACCTGTATTGAAGTTCTATTGTTACACTTTACCCCATATGATTTGCTTCCAAAATACTTTGCCACCTTATTATGGTATAAAATCTAAAACTTACCCCCTTGGTGTTTTCCCTATTAAATGTTTGAAATTAATACATAGCACTATACTATTTTTCTTCTATTTTCCCGTATAGAAAAACTATAAGAGAAGTTATTAAGAAAGATCTCGAGATTAATGATTTGGATAAAAGCATGGTTCTAGATAGAATATGGCGAAAGTTGATCAATGTAACCGACCTTATTTAGTGGGATAAAACTtggttttttttttgttataCTAACTATTGGAACATATAAAAAAAAGCAGTTTTTCTTTTCGTCTTTCATTCTCCAAGATCAAGTGAACATCCATTATCCAAACTTTTCGGCTATCCTGCACTCACTCAAGAAGTTTAGAGTTTTTAAAAATTACAGCCGGTATATTTCATTATTGCAGAGTAAAGCCCAAACTATAGCACCCTGTTCGTTATAGTTCAATTTGGAAAAAACATTTGTTGATCATATTGGCCTTGGAGTTGCCTATATAGTGGTTTCCATTTGCATCATCTTATGAAGATCTCATCTATACATACAAGGTTAACATTTGAGACAAATCGGTTGACTGTTAACATGATAAGCCGCAAGCGTAAGGTTATACCAATGTAGTAAAAATGATCGTTTCATTGAGGACTATTTAGATTACCAATTTGCAAGTATTCGGTGATTAGCTAAAACTATGTTCTGGTTGACTTAGGATAACGATTATCTGTCTGACTAATCATGTAAACCTATATTTCCACTCTGTTATGAGAACTTTTCAGAGTATATGATCGTATCTTGAACCAATGAATCCTCTACTTTCGTTGGTTGATCCATTTGTTCAAGACCCTCTAAGAAGAGCTATCTTTTAGAAACACAACTTTCTCAGTTGAACCACCACTATTTTCATGTTTTGGTTCAACCGTCTTGACTTTTTAGCTCGGATTCGGTCCTCACCTTTCAATGTATTAACCAATATACAATAATGTACTTTTCGAAATCTGAATTTTCTCAGTTGAACCACCACTATTTTCATATTTTCGATTTTTGTGGATCTATAATAATGTACGTTCGCTATCATGCAGTGAATACACCCCAAGGCTTATAAAGGATCTTGAAGGAATCAAGGTGTGCTGTTAAATTTACTGCCTTGTTTCTAATATAAGGTTGATAAATTTTCTTCAAATTTGTTATTTACCACGGTTTTTGGCTTCATTCTTG containing:
- the LOC127079057 gene encoding ultraviolet-B receptor UVR8 isoform X1, which gives rise to MWHRLSSSKLKFRTSDLGLGLGFLKRSFSAESGKRFAALWGNGDYGRLGLGNLNSQWTPAICTSFHNQNLKAIACGGAHTLFLTDNGCVYATGLNDFGQLGISESKQYSVVPLQVFGHEKKVVHISAGYNHSSAITVDGELYMWGKNTNGQLGLGKRAPNIVPLPTKVEYLDGITIKMAALGSEHSMAISDGGEAFSWGMGVSGRLGHGHESSILGFFKSYSEYTPRLIKDLEGIKVKNVAAGMLTSACTDENGSVFIFGEKGVDKLLLKEMSNATKPSLIRELPYAEEVACGGYHTCVLTNFGELYTWGSNENGCLGIGCSYAIHLPEKVQGPFLESSVVQVSCGWKHTAAISGGRVFTWGWAGSNGTFSDDGHSSGGQLGHGTDVDCINPSRVCFADDVKALQVSCGFNHTGAILEYA
- the LOC127079057 gene encoding ultraviolet-B receptor UVR8 isoform X2 gives rise to the protein MWHRLSSSKLKFRTSDLGLGLGFLKRSFSAESGKRFAALWGNGDYGRLGLGNLNSQWTPAICTSFHNQNLKAIACGGAHTLFLTDNGCVYATGLNDFGQLGISESKQYSVVPLQVFGHEKKVVHISAGYNHSSAITVDGELYMWGKNTNGQLGLGKRAPNIVPLPTKVEYLDGITIKMAALGSEHSMAISDGGEAFSWGMGVSGRLGHGHESSILGFFKSYSEYTPRLIKDLEGIKVKNVAAGMLTSACTDENGSVFIFGEKGVDKLLLKEMSNATKPSLIRELPYAEEVACGGYHTCVLTNFGELYTWGSNENGCLGIGCSYAIHLPEKVQGPFLESSVVQVSCGWKHTAAISGGRVFTWGWAGSNGTFSDDGHSSGGQLSLLCR